One window of the Nicotiana tabacum cultivar K326 chromosome 4, ASM71507v2, whole genome shotgun sequence genome contains the following:
- the LOC107794726 gene encoding zinc finger BED domain-containing protein RICESLEEPER 3-like, translating to MASAMLKFKKYWDDVHILMGVAASFDPRYKMRLVEFFLPLIYGEEASTKIQEVRSNCYDLFQDYKSKLSAPHDSLASSSSEVTSFTRGDRLSSFDRFVASTGATVEKRSELDMYLEEDLLPRTPSFDNLSWWKTNGWKFPTLQKMARDLLAIPVSTVASESAFSTSGRLISPHRSRLHPTTLEALMCARTWLWNDLIGLTSTIDKVSCPTLLDEEDEPDSSGLSQF from the exons ATGGCATCTGCGatgttgaaatttaaaaaatattgggatgATGTGCATATTTTGATGGGAGTAGCTGCAAGCTTTGATCCACGGTACAAGATGAGGTTGGTAGAGTTCTTTCTtccactaatttatggtgaagaAGCTTCAACTAAAATTCAAGAAGTTCGATCCAATTGTTATGATCTCTTTCAAGATTATAAGAGTAAATTATCTGCTCCACATGATTCATTAGCATCTAGTTCTAGTGAAGTCACTAGTTTTACTCGGGGTGATCGGCTTTCGAGCTTTGATAGATTTGTAGCTTCAACTGGAGCTACCGTGGAGAAAAGATCAGAGTTGGATATGTACTTAGAAGAAGACCTACTACCTCGAACTCCTTCATTTGACAATTTGAGTTGGTGGAAGACAAATGGATGGAAATTTCCTACATTGCAAAAAATGGCTCGTGATCTCTTAGCCATTCCCGTGTCTACTGTTGCTTCGGAATCGGCATTTAGCACTAGTGGGAGGTTGATTAGCCCGCATCGGAGTAGACTCCATCCCACTACTTTGGAAGCTTTAATGTGTGCTCGCACGTGGTTATGGAATGACTTAATTG GTTTGACTTCTACGATTGATAAAGTTTCATGTCCAACATTGCTTGATGAAGAGGACGAGCCAGATTCAAGTGGTTTATCGCAATTCTGA